A genomic segment from Sciurus carolinensis chromosome 1, mSciCar1.2, whole genome shotgun sequence encodes:
- the Usp1 gene encoding LOW QUALITY PROTEIN: ubiquitin carboxyl-terminal hydrolase 1 (The sequence of the model RefSeq protein was modified relative to this genomic sequence to represent the inferred CDS: inserted 2 bases in 2 codons) → MPGVIPSESNGLSRGSPSKXNRLSLKFFQKKETKRALDFTDSQENEEKASEYRGSEIDQVVPAAQSSPINCEKRENLLPFVGLNNLGNTCYLNSILQVLYFCPGFKSGVKHLFNIISRKKEALKDEANQKDKGNCKEESLASYELICSLQSLIISVEQLQASFLLNPEKYTDELATQPRRLLNTLRELNPMYEGYLQHDAQEVLQCILGNIQETCQLLKKEEVKNVAELSTKVEEKPHQKEEMSGISSMETDSMRNSEDHKEKLPKGNGKRKSDTEFGNTKKKVKVSKEHQSLEENQRQTRSKRKATGDTLEIPPKVIPKCVSENESARLSQRKSRVKINWLKSATKQPSILSKFCSLGKITTSQGSKGQSKENEYDLEEDLGKCEIDNTANGCGLESPGNNVKPVNVNEVKSINKGAEQIGFELVEKLFQGQLVLRTRCLECESLTERREDFQDISVPVQEDELSKVEENSEISPEPKTEMKTLRWAISQFASVERIVGEDKYFCENCHHYTEAERSLLFDKMPEVITIHLKCFAASGLEFDCYGGGLSKINTPLLTPLKLSLEEWSTKPTNDSYGLFAVVMHSGITISSGHYTASVKVTDLNSLELDKGNFVVDQTCEIGKPEPMNEEEARGAVENYDDEEVSIRVGGNTQPSKVLNKKNVEAIGLLGGQKSKADYELYNKTSNPDKVASTAFAENRNSETNNTNGTHESDRNKESSDQTGINISGFENKISYVVQSLKEYEGKWLLFDDSEVKVTEEKDFXNSLSPSTSPTSTPYLLFYKKL, encoded by the exons atgcctGGTGTCATACCCAGTGAAAGTAATGGGCTTTCAAGAGGTAGTCCATCCA AAAACAgactttctttgaaattttttcagaaaaaggaaactaaGAGAGCCTTAGATTTCACAGATtctcaagaaaatgaagaaaaagcttCTGAATATAGAGGATCAGAAAT TGATCAAGTTGTTCCTGCAGCACAGTCCTCACCTATAAActgtgagaagagagaaaacttgtTACCATTTGTGGGACTGAATAATCTCGGCAATACTTGTTATCTTAATAGTATACTTCAG gTATTATATTTTTGTCCTGGTTTTAAGTCTGGAGTGAAGcacttatttaatattatttcaaggAAGAAGGAAGCTCTAAAGGATGAAGCCAATCAAAAAGATaag GGAAATTGCAAAGAAGAGTCTTTGGCAAGTTATGAACTTATATGCAGTTTACAGTCCTTAATCATTTCAGTAGAACAGCTTCAGGCTAGTTTTCTCTTAAATCCAGAGAAATATACTGATGAACTTGCTACCCAGCCAAGGCGACTGCTTAACACACTCAG ggAACTGAACCCTATGTATGAAGGATATCTACAGCATGATGCACAGGAAGTACTACAGTGTATTTTGGGAAACATTCAAGAAACATGCCAActtctaaaaaaagaagaagtaaaaaatgtagcAGAATTATCGACTAAGGTAGAAGAAAAACCTCACCAGAAAGAGGAAATGAGTGGAATTAGCAGCATGGAGACTGACAGTATGAGGAATTCTGAAGACCATAAAGAAAAACTCCCAAAagggaatggaaaaagaaaaagtgacacAGAATTTggtaacacaaagaaaaaagttaaagtaTCTAAGGAACACCAGTCATTGGAAGAGAATCAGAGACAAACAAGGTCAAAAAGAAAAGCTACTGGTGATACATTAGAGATTCCTCCTAAAGTAATCCCCAAGTGTGTTTCTGAAAATGAGAGTGCAAGACTCTCACAAAGGAAATCAAGAGTTAAAATAAATTGGTTAAAGTCTGCAACTAAGCAACCCAGCATTCTTTCGAAATTCTGTAGTCTGGGGAAAATAACAACAAGCCAAGGATCCAAAGGACAGTCTAAAGAAAATGAGTATGATCTTGAGGAGGACTTGGGGAAGTGTGAAATTGATAACACAGCTAATGGTTGTGGACTTGAATCTCCAGGAAATAATGTTAAACCTGTAAATGTTAATGAAGTTAAGTCCATAAACAAAG gtGCAGAGCAAATTGGTTTTGAGCTAGTGGAGAAATTATTTCAAGGTCAGCTTGTATTAAGGACTCGTTGTTTGGAATGTGAAAGTttaacagaaagaagagaagattTTCAGGACATCAGTGTGCCAGTACAAGAAGATGAACTTTCCAAAGTAGAGGAGAATTCTGAAA TTTCTCCAGAgccaaaaacagaaatgaagacctTGAGATGGGCAATTTCACAATTTGCTTCTGTGGAGAGGATTGTAGGAGAAGATaaatatttctgtgaaaattGCCATCATTATACTGAAGCCGAAAGAAGTCTTTTGTTTGATAAAATGCCTGAAGTTATAACTATTCATCTGAAGTGCTTTGCTGCTAGTGGCTTGGA gtTTGATTGTTATGGTGGTGGACTTTCCAAGATCAACACTCCTTTATTGACACCTCTTAAATTGTCACTAGAAGAATGGAGCACAAAGCCAACTAATGACAGCTATGGATTATTTGCAGTTGTGATGCATAGTGGCATTACAATTAGTAGTGGGCATTACACTGCTTCTGTTAAAGTCACTGACCTTAATAGTTTAGAACTAGATAAGGGAAATTTTGTGGTTGACCAGACGTGTGAAATAGGTAAGCCAGAACCAATGAATGAGGAGGAAGCAAGGGGTGCAGTTGAAAATTATGATGATGAAGAAGTGTCAATTAGAGTTGGTGGAAATACACAGCCAAGTAAAGTTTtgaacaaaaaaaatgtagaagctATTGGACTTCTTGGAGGACAAAAGAGCAAAGCAGATTATGAGCTATACAACAAAACATCTAATCCTGATAAGGTTGCCAGTACAGCATTTGctgaaaatagaaattctgaGACTAACAATACTAATGGGACCCATGAATCTGATAGAAACAAGGAATCCAGTGACCAAACAGGCATTAACATTAGTGGATTTGAGAACAAAATTTCATATGTAGTGCAAAGCTTAAAGGAATATGAAGGGAAGTGGTTGCTTTTTGATGATTCTGAAGTGAAAGTTACTGAAGAGAAAGACT TGAATTCTCTTTCCCCATCTACATCTCCTACATCTACTCCTTACTTgctattttataagaaattatag